TGCTTAGCAATATATGAGGCTGAAAAGAAACAATTGAAGGCTTTGTTACAAGGTGTTAGGAAGATAAGTTTGACAACTGACATGTGGAGATCAAGCCATCAAATTGTTGAATATATGGTTATCACAGGTCACTTTATTGATGCAGGATTGAATCTTCAAAAAAGGGTTTTGAGTTTTGTTCAGGTACCTGCTCCTAAACGTGGCATTGATGTTGCGGATGCTATTTTCAAGTGTTTGAAGACTTGGGGAATTGAAAATAAAGTCTTCTCAGTATCTGTTGACAATGCTTCCTATAATGATTCATGTCTAAGGGCTTTTAAGGATACTATTTCAGATAAGAACTCATTACCTGTTGGTGGTAGTTTGTTTCATGTTAGGTGCTGTGCACACATTCTGAATTTGTTGGTACAAATTGGGCTAGGTAAAATTAAAGGTATTATTCATAAAGTTTGTGAGAGTGTCAAGTATGTCAATTTTAatgattcaaaatttaaaacatttgTTGAGATTGCTGAAAACAAGCGTTTGAAGGAGAAAAAACTCATCATTGATTGTCCCACAAGATGGAATTCTACTTACAACATGTTATCTGTGGCTTTGAAGTTTAAATCTGTGTTTCCTGTGTATAAGGAAAGAGAACCTCACTACAGTTACGAACCATCATCAGAGGATTGGAGAAAAGTTGAGAAGATTTGCAAActtttaaaagtttttaatcTTGCTACTCATGTCATTTATGGTAGTGAGTATCCTACTGCAAACTTGTACCTTCCTGAAGTTTGGAGAGTGAAACAAGTAATTGATGATGCTATTGAAGATAGAGATTCCTTCATGAGAGAAATGACAACCTCAATGAAAGAAAAGTTTGACAAATATTGGGGAGAATGTAATATAGTAATGTCTCTTGCTTGTGTTTTGGATCCTAGGTGCAAATTACATGTTATTAAATTCTGTTTTCCTTTAATTTACAAACCTGAGCATGTGGCTACTGAAAATattgaaaaagtgaagaatacATTGCAAGAAATGTATGATGAATATGCTGAAAAATATCATGGTGAGACAATAATAAGTGGAGTTAACACTAATAGTCTAGTTATTTTTTCTAATGTGGTTAGTTCTGAAATTAGTGGAATTGATGAAATGTTGAATATGGTTCGAGAAAAAGAAGCCATTCATCCAACAAAATCAGAATTAGAAGTTTATCTTGATGAGAGTGCTTACATTCCTGAAGGCAATTCTAAGTCTTTTAGTGCTTTGGAGTGGTGGAAAAATAATAGCTTGAAATTCAAGGTTTTATCTAAAATGGCAGCGGACATATTAGTAATTCCTGTCTCAACGGTGGCTTCAGAGTCTTCATTTAGTGCTGGAGGAAGAGTTATTGATGAATATCGTTCTCGACTAAATCAAGAGTCCATTGAAGCTCTCATTTGTGGAGGAGATTGGCTTCGGAACAAGTATGGTTTGAAGAAAAAACCAAAAGTAAAAATTAACTttctaatatttctctttttgaCTAAGTATCTAtgttatagaaaatattttctctttttaaatgtgaaaacattgATATTGGTATGATGTGAGTAGTTAGAATAATAAAGTTGAATTTTCATGATATATAAATGAAGTATCATATCACTTATACTAAGATTATGAccacaattttattttgaacaTTCTCTTTTGTACTAATAAAAAAGTATTTGTtgcatttatattatttaaaaatctaatgatatgtgtatgttttcttttttctttcaatgTGTTGGAACAGAAAGATTAAATCACTTGCAAGCTTGGAGGATTAATCGATTAATTCTCCAACATTTTCTTTACTGTATTTTGATTTAAGtagttattagtttttatttgaTGTTATATTTAGTTAGTTTGTTACAACTCTTGATATTGTtgaactctttttcttttgatatgTTACATATTTTGGAAGTAGTCAAGTGGGaatatattcatatatattatcttttttttaattaataataattatttattgatattttgtatttattttgtatcaatattattcataaatttattattttatattttataattttaaaaatcaaattatatcttaaatttaattattattaaaaaaaggcCTATTAACAAGTTTCAGGCCAGGCCAGATTTAACAACAGATCAGACTCGATACTCATTAAAAAGCCTATACTAGGCTACAGGCCAAGCTAAGGCCAACATACTCTATTACAGGCCTGGCCTGTTAAGAGTAAAGCCTGGCTTGACCTGCCTGTTTCCACCCCTAGTCTAGAGTTCAAGAACTTGTGCTatgttacttttttttctttattttttttttcaaatcatttcATTATAATAGTATTTTAAACTTGAAATATACAATAATATTGAATAACACAAAGCctctatttttaaaatatttactagaataataattttattattattttcattcattgcaAGAAGCTAGTAACAATATGAAATGGAGTAGCATTCATTTCTCTAATAGAGTGCTAGGAGTAAAGGAAAGCaatatgaaaatatattttatagtAATATTAATTCATGAATGCTATTTTTATGCTTTGTTATTATGCTATTTGCGTGATTTGGTTGTTGTACTTTGGAACTGTGAATGTTGTGTTggtaaaaatttattatttgtgaTATATCCTTGTGATTTATTTGTAattgttttttcttttattatttgtgtattttgaaaaagagaattTTGGACTTCATTTCATGGTGTCTTGTGCCTATTTTTGTCATATGGTACTTACTTTCATAGTTGTGAATATGTCTAATATTTTGTACTTTTGTCATttcataaatataaatattttttgttttattttattgtaatagTATGCAGTAAATATAGCATTCGACAAAAATGGTTGATTTGATTGGAAAGTCATCGCATAACCAAATAGGGAATGTTTCAACTGAGGTACATCTTTTTAGCTGGATTATTCCAACACTTAGGATGTTAAGCTTTATTATTGTTTGAAATTATGTTTATAACGTTGAGGTCTATTGTTGTTTAATGTCTTTCAGGAAATAGACAAATTGTTAGTTGATAGTGATGGCAATGATGTTGAAGACCTGTTATTGAATAGTACAAGAAGTATCGGTCGGGTTAATTTCGTAGGTTTGAGCATTGATGCTACTAAGAAGTATGTATTTTTAGACCTTGATGTTGCCTATGCCTTTTACAATGCATTTGGGAGGGTCAATGAATTTTCAATTAGGAAGTTCAAGGTTGGGCGAAGTGAGATTGATAAGCACATACTCTGGCAAATATTTGTGTGTTCGAGACAAGGATATTGTATTTTCAAAGGGGTCGATGAAACAAATAGGAAGAGAGTTCCAAAGCCAGAGACTAGGTGTGGGTGTGTAGCACAAATGCGAGTTCACATAGATATTAGCAGGGACTGGTGGTATACAACATTAATTCAAAATGAACATAATCATGAGTTAATACCCCCTACTTTGAGCCGAATATTGAGATCGCAACGGAGAATGACTGATGAAGAAATTTGAAGAATGAACGACATAAGAGATGCTGAAATTTTCACAACCCAAATCTATATACATTTTGTCGAGCAATCTGGtggttttgagaatgttaaatttCGAAGAAAAGACATGTACAAccaaatagaaaagcaaaggCAATTGATGAAAAATGATGTGACCGAAACGTTGAAGTACCTAAAGAAGCGGAAGAAATTAGATCCAAAGTTTTATTGGAGCTACGAGGTGGATAACAATGGTGTGTTTTGGCACCTAATCTGGATGGATGGGAAGAGCCGTGTTGACTTTGAAGTATTTGGTGATGTTATGGCCTTTGATGCAACTTACCAGAAAAACAAGTACAAGTTTTCATTAGTAGTTTTCTCAGAAGTGAACCATCACCTTCAAACAATAGTTTTTGGTAGTGCAATTGTGGCAGATGAAGGAGAAGGAACTTACATATGGCTATTACAGAAATTCGTAGAAGCAATGAATGGTAAACGACCAGATGCTGTGATAACTGATGGTGCCAAGGCTATGAAGCTTGCAATTGAAAAGGTCTTTCCAGATGCACACCATAGGTTGTGCAGATGGCATTTGTTAAGAAGTGCCACAACCAATGTCTCCAATCCCAAGTTTACCCAACATTTCAGGAAATGCATTCTTGGCGGTTatgagattgatgagtttgagGAGAGGTATGCGTCAATGGTTAATAGTTTTGGGATTAAGGACATGGAGTGGGTTGAGACCACTTATGGGATTAAAGTTATGTGAGCTACAATACATATGAGAGGCAAGTTCTTTGCAGGATTGAGAACTACACCGAGATCTGAGGCACTACATTCGCAAGTTGTTAGGTTTGTAAAATTTGGCTATATCATTAAGGAATTCCTCCATCACTTCCACCGGTGGATGGGTTTGTTGTGGAATAACGAGGCCGAGGCTGACTATTACACCTCATACGAGTTTTCGATAATGCAAACACAGGTGCAAGCATTGGAGCGATCAGGAGCAACTGTTTATACAAGGGAGGTGTTCTACTTGTTTTGATCATTATTGTTGAAAGCGTCAAGTGTGATAATAGTTGATTGGCGAGAGACTTCATGTAGTGTGAACTATGACGTACGAAAATATTGTGAGTTAACATGAAAATGGGTTGTATCTTATTGGCCTGGCAGCAGTAAATTTAGGTGTTCATGTCAACAAATGGAGTCATTTGGCATTTCATGTGTTCATATCCTTCGTCTGTTGATATATCTTCAAATTACAGAAT
Above is a genomic segment from Arachis stenosperma cultivar V10309 chromosome 1, arast.V10309.gnm1.PFL2, whole genome shotgun sequence containing:
- the LOC130935373 gene encoding zinc finger BED domain-containing protein RICESLEEPER 2-like, whose protein sequence is MVHEHPFSIVEDEVWMWGFQYANSEFHKISCKTARSDCLAIYEAEKKQLKALLQGVRKISLTTDMWRSSHQIVEYMVITGHFIDAGLNLQKRVLSFVQVPAPKRGIDVADAIFKCLKTWGIENKVFSVSVDNASYNDSCLRAFKDTISDKNSLPVGGSLFHVRCCAHILNLLVQIGLGKIKGIIHKVCESVKYVNFNDSKFKTFVEIAENKRLKEKKLIIDCPTRWNSTYNMLSVALKFKSVFPVYKEREPHYSYEPSSEDWRKVEKICKLLKVFNLATHVIYGSEYPTANLYLPEVWRVKQVIDDAIEDRDSFMREMTTSMKEKFDKYWGECNIVMSLACVLDPRCKLHVIKFCFPLIYKPEHVATENIEKVKNTLQEMYDEYAEKYHGETIISGVNTNSLVIFSNVVSSEISGIDEMLNMVREKEAIHPTKSELEVYLDESAYIPEGNSKSFSALEWWKNNSLKFKVLSKMAADILVIPVSTVASESSFSAGGRVIDEYRSRLNQESIEALICGGDWLRNKKIKSLASLED
- the LOC130935379 gene encoding protein FAR1-RELATED SEQUENCE 5-like, coding for MVDLIGKSSHNQIGNVSTEEIDKLLVDSDGNDVEDLLLNSTRSIGRVNFVGLSIDATKKYVFLDLDVAYAFYNAFGRVNEFSIRKFKVGRSEIDKHILWQIFVCSRQGYCIFKGVDETNRKRVPKPETRCGCVAQMRVHIDISRDWWYTTLIQNEHNHELIPPTLSRILRSQRRMTDEEI
- the LOC130935385 gene encoding protein FAR-RED IMPAIRED RESPONSE 1-like is translated as MNDIRDAEIFTTQIYIHFVEQSGGFENVKFRRKDMYNQIEKQRQLMKNDVTETLKYLKKRKKLDPKFYWSYEVDNNGVFWHLIWMDGKSRVDFEVFGDVMAFDATYQKNKYKFSLVVFSEVNHHLQTIVFGSAIVADEGEGTYIWLLQKFVEAMNGKRPDAVITDGAKAMKLAIEKVFPDAHHRLCRWHLLRSATTNVSNPKFTQHFRKCILGGYEIDEFEERYASMVNSFGIKDMEWVETTYGIKVM